A segment of the Entomomonas moraniae genome:
TTTTAAAGGAATGGTGGATTGCCTTAACCCATACTGGTATCCGCCTGCTTCAACCACAGAAACTAATGTGAAATTGCCATCATTGCCTGATGTAGTAGATACAACTTGTAATACCTCGTTACCTTGGGTATTGGCAAATCCATTGTTTGTGATTGATAATTTATTTATGCATAAACTTTTTTTGTACTAGGATCGCATCTTGAGTAGTTAAAAAGTATTGTTTATGGTAGGGATTTGATAAATGGGTCTACCAATCAACTTAAAGGTGATATTTAAACTTAAAAGTTCGCACAGTACTTCGTCAACGTGGACTAGCTAGGTATGATTTTATAAAAAAGAATAATTAGCGCTACCTAAACAATAACTATAAAAAAAATAGAAACACATTCCGTTACTTAGCATTGAAGTAGATAATACTTTAGAAATATCAGAATCTATTGGCATAAAGATTATTTACAAAGCTTCTCTAGCAGCCATGTGCCAAGGTAATAATTGTTGTTTTTAGCTTTTAGTAATACTGTGAATTTATGATTAGATTCTTCATATCAAAACGCGTTATGACCACGCTCAAAGTGAGATACCTAATCTGTTCTGAACTTATTCATATAAATAGAGCAAGATTAAAAAAGCCAGCAAAGGCTGGCTTTTTCCTATTATTTATAGTGCGGTTGTTGATTTTGCTCTCCTGGCTTGAGGCTTTTAATAACTCGATCAGCAGTTTCTTCACCTGATCGAATAGCACCATCACAATAGCCGTTCCATTGAGCAGCCAGCTCAGTACCTGCCCAATAAAGTGGGCCAATATTTTTATTGAGTTCTTTACCTAAGGTATACCAGCCATTTGTACTAAAATGACCGCTAAAACAACCTCGCGTATATACTTGCGTACTCCAATCGTATTCGATGTACTCTTTAAACTGAGCCGCTTTTTCGCCAAACAATTCTACTAATTCGTCAGTGATAATTTGTTGTCTTTCTTGTTTTGTTTTACTCCGTAGTTCATTTGCCTCATTGCCATAGCTAAACAAACTTATAATGCCATCTCGACTATCATCCACTGTATTATTATAGGTTTCATAAACATAACCTTCACTTTTAGTCGTATTGCCTGATAAGCCTTGCTCATACCAGAAAGGTTTATCATAAATGAAATGCATCTTATAGGCCAGCGGGGCTAATACATGTTCAAGGCATTTATGTTTTAACACAGGTAACTCAGGTGTAAATTTAACCTCTGGCATAACAGCTGAAGGGATAGTGATAATAGCTCGACTAGCATGAAACGTTTCGTTTTCAGTAACCACTTGAACACAGTCACCACTATATTTTATTTGTGTTACAGGATGATTGTAGTAGATATTTTGTTGTCCAAAATCATCTGCCAGTTTTTCTACAATATATTCTAATCCACCTATAGCCCTATCTTGTTGAGCACCACCTTCAACGCCCGAGAGAGAGTCAATGCCATTACCACTTTTGACATAGAATAAAAGTTGTAACAGAGAAACGTCTGACGCATCAGCGGCCAGAAAGTTACCTGCTAAGTAGCGACTGGTAAATTCAGCAATCTCTGATGAAACTGCTTCTCTATTTAACCAACTACGGAAAGTTTCACCATCTAGCTCCTTAGCATTTGGTGTTTCCCAAGGTTTTTCTAAATTGACAGTTTGTGCTAACTTATCTAATTTTTCACATAAGCCAAGCACTTCTTGAGGCATCTCTGATTGTATTTTACCTTGAAACTTTACAATGGAGTTGCCTTGATCTTTAGTTGGAAAAATTTCAATACCATATTTTTTAACTAACTCATACATTTTGTCTTGTGTAGGACCAATCCACTGACCGCCCAAAGGAATTTGCGTGCCGTTAGCGGTATAATGTGTTTTAACACGCCCACCAACCCTCTCTCTAGCTTCTAATATGATAGCTTGAACACCTTCCTTTTTAAGTTTTAGTGCCGCTGACAATCCTGCAAATCCAGCACCAATAACAACAATACGTGTATTATTACATTTCATTTTTATATCCTCTTATCTATTTATTTGTTTTGTTGCAAGCTAGAAATTAGCATAGAGGATAGTTCTATTCACAAACACTAAGGGAGGTTTTCTGTTTATTATACTAATAGCCAGTATCTTTTTTTTAGCTGTAATTCTTATATTTAAAATCTAAAATAGATTACTCTTAAAAAGTAATAATAGAGCCAAAAAATATTTTCATGAAAGGCGACTATTAGTACTTATGCGTTAATTTCTTTAGGTAGCATAATTGAGGAGGGATAAATGTTTTTCTCACATAAAGAAATTAAACAGACCAAAATCAACTTTCAGTCACTACGTCATTACCGTCACCTAGTGTAGTATTTTTTGATACAGCACCCTCTAATCAATGGGTAGGTAAGCATCTTTTCCAGTAACAAAACACACATCTAAATCGTAGCGATAAAGCTCAACTTAATCTGGCCCCATTTTAATGGGCACTTATATTTTAAAAACTCTACATTAAGTTGGGAAAAGATCAATTTGACACCATTTAAAGCCATAAACTAGAATATAAAAACTGATTTATACCATTTATTTAAAAAAGCTTTACTTGATATTTTATCCATCTTGTATTTATTCATCATCTAAAGCTAAAGGAAAAACTATGAGCAATAACAAGGTACTGATATTAGGCGCAGGTGGTATTGGTGGTTATTTTGGAGGACGTTTAGCTGAGTCAGGGAAAAATGTGACCTTCCTTGTGCGAGAACAACGACAAAAGCGGTTACAACAAAATGGTTTAACTATTAAAAGCACATTTGGCGATGCACATATATCAGTTAACACAATTACATCAAATCATTTAAAAGACTACTATGACTTTATCGTTATTGCTTGTAAATCTTATGACTTAGAGTCAGCAATGAATAGTATTATACCTGCTGTTGGTCCTTCAACCACAATTATTCCTTTACTCAATGGAGTTGCACATATTGACCAACTCAATGCTAGATTTGGTCTGGAAAGAGTATTAGGAGGAAGTGCAAAAATTCAAGTGACTGCAAATGAGCAAGGCGATATTTTGCATTTAAATGATTGGTGCGAATTGACTTTTGGAGAGCAATCATCTGAGATAACTCAAAGAGTTCAGTCGTTTGCTCGTTTATTTGAACAGGCAAAAGGTGTAAAAATACAGCCAGTAAATGATATTATGCAACAAATGTGGCAGAAGCTCGTTCACTTATCTACAGCCGCAGCAATGACTTGCATGATGCGTGCTAACGTTGGTGAAATTGTGAGAACTCCTGATGGGAAAAAACAATTTTTACAATTACTTGATAAAAATGCTCAAGTCGCAAGCCAAAATGGCTATGCACCAAGTTATAGCTTTATGGAGATGTATCAAGGTATTTTTTCTGATCCTAATTCAAAATATACTACCTCAATGCTTCGTGATATCGAGCACAACAATCGCATTGAAGCTGACCATATTGTTGGTTTTATGCTAGATAAGTCCATATCGGCAAATATTGAATGCCAAATATTACAACTTGCATATACTCATTTAAAAGCTTACGAGCAAAGGTTATTATCTTCCCAGAGTTGATGATTTATTATGGGATACGTTTAGATCTATCCAAAAGAGGGTGTTTAACCCTCATCGATTTGAGACCATCTCAGTTATAAATTATTTATTTCTACTTAGTACATAGCAGAGCTAAGCAGAAATTGTTTTACCGTCAGATGTTACAAAAATCAGGTACTTGCTCTGCTTTAAGCCCCGTGGCTAGAGTCTCTAATTGCAAGTTAATCCAAGCTAAGTAATTATAAGCATCATAGAGATTATAAAGCCTTTCTTTAGCAAAACTATCTCTATCGCCAGCATCCATATCACTATACTGATTGTCTTTACAATCCCCTTATAACACTATTTTCATCTTGATCTAATTTACAAGTTTTAAAATGACCAATAAACGAATTAGTTAAATAAATATTGCACTTCTCGGGTAATGTTAATATAAGATTCATTTACAAGGTATGCCTTAATCAGCGTCTTATTCTGGTTATAAGTTAAATGAAAGGTATCTACATCCCACTTGCAACTATCATCAGATGTGATCCTAATAATCTCATTGGAACGGTTACTTGACATAACTCCTTTGAGACCAAGATTGTGATCAGGAAGAGGAGTTAGTAAAACTCTTAGTTATGCTAAGTTACGTTCTTCGACTAAATTTGAATAAGCATTTAAAAGCTCACTGATATAGTATTAACCAAAACCCCGTATCAAATTTTACTTAAGTATCTATTTTATAATTTACGTGCTCGAACCGGCTTACTTTTAATTTTTCCATGCTGAAAATAAGATAAGGCTTGTTTTATTATGGTGCGATCAATGGCAATGTAAGTATAAAATTCTGTGATATTAATTTTTCCAATATATTTACTTTCTAGATTGGCATCTTTAGTTAATGCCCCAAGTACATCACCAGGTCTCACTTTATTTTTGCGGCCAATCGTCAAACATAATGTTTGCATTTTGGGTATTACAATATTTGTGGGATCAATAGTTAAATTAGGTAATAATTTCCAGTTGAGTTCAAAATTTAATTCATTTTCAATGGCATTAACTCTAACAACCTCACTGGTTGCAACTAAGGTAAGAGCAACTCCTTTTGCACCTGCTCTTCCTGTGCGACCAACCCTATGGACATACACTTGCGGGTCAGGAGTGACTTGGTAATTAATGACGACATCTAGCTCTTTAATATCTAAGCCCCGAGCGGCGACATCCGTTGCTACCAAAATAGTACAGCTTTTATTAGCAAATTGAAATAATACCTGCTCTCGCTCACGTTGCTCTAAATCCCCATGTAATGCAATAGCACTATAACCTAGCTCATTCAAGTAGGATTCAACATCTTGACACGCTGCCTTGGTATTACAAAATACAATAGTCGACTCACAAGGATTCAGATTAATAATTTTAGCTAATACTTGATCACGCTGATGATTCTCAACTTCATAAAAATATTGCTCAATCTCATTATGTTGTTCCTTTATAGAAATCATCAGTGGTGAATTCTGTATCTTTTTACTCATCGTCATGATGCTGTCAGGATAGGTAGCAGAAAAAAGGAGTGTTTGTCGAGAGGTTGGTGATGCATCGAGTATACGATGAATATCATCCTCAAACCCCATCTCAAGCATTCTATCCGCTTCATCGAGAACTAATATATTTAATTGTTTTAAATCTAGCGTCTGTCGCTGTAGATGATCAGCTAATCTTCCTGGTGTTCCAACAACAATATGCGCTCCATGCTCTAAAGAACCTATTTGTGGGCCAATGGGAACGCCCCCACATAGTGTTAATACTTTTACATTACTCATCAGACGAGCTAGGCGACGAATCTCATTCGAGACCTGATCAGCTAGTTCACGTGTTGGGCAAATTACCAGCGCTTGTGTGGCGAATTGTTTAACATTCAGTTTAGATAATAAGGCTAGACCAAAGGCAACGGTTTTTCCACTGCCTGTTTTGGCTTGAGCTATTACATCCTTCCCTGCTAGAACTAATGGTAATGTTTGCTCTTGTACAAGTGTCATGGAGGTAAACTCCATTGACGCTAAGCTATCTAATAAAACTTTTTTTAAAGGTAAAGATGAAAATTTTTTCACAAGGACTCTTTTTTATAACAAGTAACTAATTTAACTTTCATCATACCTGATTAAAAACATAATTACTTTAATTATACTATAACGTATTAATTTATAATTATTTTAGTAAGCAATGGTTGCAATAATACATTTATGCTAACACAACAACACACTACATTTATCATACACATCCATACGAGATAATATTGCTTTCTAATACCATGTTACAACATCATTAGCTATTTTTATGATATAGCTTTTATTTGAGATTAACTAAACTGTTAGAGCTTGTTGTCGAAGGAACGGATAACATAATATTTAACTCAACCGCATTAAG
Coding sequences within it:
- a CDS encoding ketopantoate reductase family protein; its protein translation is MSNNKVLILGAGGIGGYFGGRLAESGKNVTFLVREQRQKRLQQNGLTIKSTFGDAHISVNTITSNHLKDYYDFIVIACKSYDLESAMNSIIPAVGPSTTIIPLLNGVAHIDQLNARFGLERVLGGSAKIQVTANEQGDILHLNDWCELTFGEQSSEITQRVQSFARLFEQAKGVKIQPVNDIMQQMWQKLVHLSTAAAMTCMMRANVGEIVRTPDGKKQFLQLLDKNAQVASQNGYAPSYSFMEMYQGIFSDPNSKYTTSMLRDIEHNNRIEADHIVGFMLDKSISANIECQILQLAYTHLKAYEQRLLSSQS
- a CDS encoding flavin monoamine oxidase family protein — its product is MKCNNTRIVVIGAGFAGLSAALKLKKEGVQAIILEARERVGGRVKTHYTANGTQIPLGGQWIGPTQDKMYELVKKYGIEIFPTKDQGNSIVKFQGKIQSEMPQEVLGLCEKLDKLAQTVNLEKPWETPNAKELDGETFRSWLNREAVSSEIAEFTSRYLAGNFLAADASDVSLLQLLFYVKSGNGIDSLSGVEGGAQQDRAIGGLEYIVEKLADDFGQQNIYYNHPVTQIKYSGDCVQVVTENETFHASRAIITIPSAVMPEVKFTPELPVLKHKCLEHVLAPLAYKMHFIYDKPFWYEQGLSGNTTKSEGYVYETYNNTVDDSRDGIISLFSYGNEANELRSKTKQERQQIITDELVELFGEKAAQFKEYIEYDWSTQVYTRGCFSGHFSTNGWYTLGKELNKNIGPLYWAGTELAAQWNGYCDGAIRSGEETADRVIKSLKPGEQNQQPHYK
- a CDS encoding autotransporter outer membrane beta-barrel domain-containing protein; its protein translation is MNKLSITNNGFANTQGNEVLQVVSTTSGNDGNFTLVSVVEAGGYQYGLRQSTIPLKNGWELFGTGKTSTTAKAAVNSYFNVAYLFPLLITKHYYNVWEN
- the dbpA gene encoding ATP-dependent RNA helicase DbpA, which translates into the protein MKKFSSLPLKKVLLDSLASMEFTSMTLVQEQTLPLVLAGKDVIAQAKTGSGKTVAFGLALLSKLNVKQFATQALVICPTRELADQVSNEIRRLARLMSNVKVLTLCGGVPIGPQIGSLEHGAHIVVGTPGRLADHLQRQTLDLKQLNILVLDEADRMLEMGFEDDIHRILDASPTSRQTLLFSATYPDSIMTMSKKIQNSPLMISIKEQHNEIEQYFYEVENHQRDQVLAKIINLNPCESTIVFCNTKAACQDVESYLNELGYSAIALHGDLEQREREQVLFQFANKSCTILVATDVAARGLDIKELDVVINYQVTPDPQVYVHRVGRTGRAGAKGVALTLVATSEVVRVNAIENELNFELNWKLLPNLTIDPTNIVIPKMQTLCLTIGRKNKVRPGDVLGALTKDANLESKYIGKINITEFYTYIAIDRTIIKQALSYFQHGKIKSKPVRARKL